The DNA sequence GTAGAGGTTTTTACAAACCCTGCTTTGCATAGTGCTAAAGTCGATATCCTGAAGGCTCACGCCGCCACAGGTGACAAACTCTTCCTTAAAGGTGGTCTTGCCCCGCACGGCATAGACGTCATTGGTGAGCAGCGCAACGAGCTTGTTGATGCCGTTTTTACCGATCTCTCCCCATACCTTATCCTCGGGCAGTTGGGCTTTGGTGAGTAAAAAGCGCCAGAGCCGTTTGGGCAAGTCATAAGGGGCCAGGTTAGCAGCGTTTTTCTTGGGGTGCGAGCGGACAATGCTTTGCAGGTCTTCGCGAACAGTATCATCGTTTCTACTGGCCGTCCAATTGATTTGTACGTTGAATTGGTAGTCTTTTTCGCTAAGGATGCGCGCGCCGTGAGCGGAAAGCTTCAGGATGGCCGGGCCACTCATCCCCCAATGCGTAATCAACAAGGGCCCATCGGCTTTGAGTTTGGTGCCCTGAATATTGGCCAGTGCTGGTTCTACCACCACACCCATAAGCTCTCGGACTGCTTCTTCGGGCATATTAAAGGTGAAAAGGGAAGGTACTGGTTCTTCAATTTTATGACCTAATTCTTCCAGCCAGGTTAGTCCGCTTCGCTTGGGAGAACCACCTGTGGCTACGATGACTTTGTCAAACACCTCTGGCGCTTGATCCTCTTTGAGGAAACTCAGGAGCCATTGTTCCTCTTGCTGCTGGAGTGTTTTTACGCCGTAGCCGGTTTTAATCTCTACCCCTAGTCGGCGTGCCTCTTTAAGGAAGCAGTCGATAATACTTTGAGAACTTTGGGACTCAGGAAATACGCAATTGTCTTCCTGGATAACCAGGGGTACCCCTCGCTGCTCAAACCAGTTCATCGTATCCTGGGTACTAAAAACGCGAAAGGCTTTTTTTAGTTGGCGGGTGCCACGCGGGTACGCCTTGATGAGTTCGGAAATAGCCGTGCAACCATTGGTAACATTGCATCGCCCTCCTCCCGAAACTTTGACCTTGGCCAGGAGTTTCGACGATTTTTCCAAAATAATGACCGTCGCTGTCGGATGATTTTCTTTGGCCGCCAAGGCCGCAAAGAAGCCCGCAGCTCCTCCTCCAATAATGGCAACTTTCATGAATGCTATTGAGTAGGTATAAAGTCTAATAAAACGCAAAGGTCTGATTTTTCTGAAGAATGCATAGCTTCCTGGCTGGACTTTCGGCATTTAAGTAATTGGGCACAGAGCGACTTCAAATGGGATCATTGATGAAGCTGTTTAGGGGAAGTCAAGGTGTGTTTCCTGAATAACGCTAAATACTAAATACCTATTGACCCTAAAGTTGCTGAAGCTTTAACTGCGATTTTCCCTAATGCAAATTTTACTCCTGAAGCAAATTTCCGGTCCAGGCTGCCTTCTGATACGCCTGACAATACGGACATCCCTTTTTCTTCAACTGCTGCCAAAGGAAGGCCAGGGCACAAGGTTGACATAAGGCCAAAAATAAAGCCTGACTGACTATTCGCCACGATTGAGAACAAGAAGCACCAGACGATGGTGTATATGGCTTACAGTGCTGGCCTGCGGGTAAGCGAGGTATGCCAATTGCAGACCCGGGACATTGATTTGGAGAGAATGACGATTCACGTTGTGAACTCGAAGGGTAGTAAGGATCGAATGGTTCCCCTAAGCCCGGCACTGGTAGCTTTGTTGCAAGCCTATTTGTTGGAGTATCAACCCACGATATGGTTATTTGCCGGGCAGCTACCTGGAGAACCCTACTCCGTGCGTAGCCTACAGACCATTTTTCGGAGAGCAAAAGAGAAAGCAGGGGTTCGCAAGGCCGTTACTTTTCATTCTTTACGGCACAGTTATGCCACTCATTTGTTAGAATCAGGTACAGATGTACGCTTTATTCAGGAGCTTTTGGGTCACAGTGATATTAAAACCACGCTAAGGTACACCCATGTCAGCCAACAAACGCTGCAAAAAGTCCGTAGTCCATTTGATGATCTTTTTTGTAAAAGTACGTCAAATGGGGTATTTTGTTCGCATATAAGTAAGTTGTCCAAGATACTCCGCTT is a window from the Lewinella sp. LCG006 genome containing:
- a CDS encoding NAD(P)/FAD-dependent oxidoreductase, coding for MKVAIIGGGAAGFFAALAAKENHPTATVIILEKSSKLLAKVKVSGGGRCNVTNGCTAISELIKAYPRGTRQLKKAFRVFSTQDTMNWFEQRGVPLVIQEDNCVFPESQSSQSIIDCFLKEARRLGVEIKTGYGVKTLQQQEEQWLLSFLKEDQAPEVFDKVIVATGGSPKRSGLTWLEELGHKIEEPVPSLFTFNMPEEAVRELMGVVVEPALANIQGTKLKADGPLLITHWGMSGPAILKLSAHGARILSEKDYQFNVQINWTASRNDDTVREDLQSIVRSHPKKNAANLAPYDLPKRLWRFLLTKAQLPEDKVWGEIGKNGINKLVALLTNDVYAVRGKTTFKEEFVTCGGVSLQDIDFSTMQSRVCKNLYFAGEVMDIDGITGGYNFQSAWTTAFIAGKLG